A genomic segment from Mus caroli chromosome 17, CAROLI_EIJ_v1.1, whole genome shotgun sequence encodes:
- the Sfta2 gene encoding surfactant-associated protein 2, giving the protein MVPPTLVLRTQGKEIPFPHLFWHWRRGVATMESLMRLFLLLALLSSSQAGPKVTLQVKLTEAFQAKTSQISSALDMLQKICLLLHLPSGTNVTLLHKGPPHFLTCRA; this is encoded by the exons ATGGTGCCCCCAACACTGGTGCTAAGGACCCAGGGTAAAGAGATCCCATTTCCACATCTCTTCTGGCACTGGAGACGTGGGGTAGCCACCATGGAGTCTTTGATgcgcctcttcctcctcctggcccTCCTCAGCAGCTCACAGGCAG GGCCAAAGGTGACTTTGCAGGTAAAGCTGACCGAGGCTTTTCAGGCCAAGACCTCCCAGATCTCCAGCGCTCTGGACATGCTCCAAAAG atctgcctcctcctccacctgccATCAGGGACCAATGTCACCCTTCTTCACAAAGGACCACCACACTTCCTTACTTGCAGAGCCTGA
- the Gtf2h4 gene encoding general transcription factor IIH subunit 4 produces MEITPSRGGLNRAHLQCRNLQEFLGGLSPGVLDRLYGHPATCLAVFRELPSLAKNWVMRMLFLEQPLPQAAVALWVKKEFSKAQEESTGLLSGLRIWHTQLLPGGLQGLILNPVFRQNLRIALLGGGKAWSDDTSQLGPDKHARDVPSLDKYAEERWEVVLHFMVGSPSAAVSQDLAQLLSQAGLMKSTEPGEPPCITSAGFQFLLLDTPAQLWYFMLQYLQTAQSRGMDLVEILSFLFQLSFSTLGKDYSVEGMSDSLLNFLQHLREFGLVFQRKRKSRRYYPTRLAINLSSGVSGAGGTVHQPGFIVVETNYRLYAYTESELQIALIALFSEMLYRFPNMVVAQVTRESVQQAIASGITAQQIIHFLRTRAHPVMLKQNPVLPPTITDQIRLWELERDRLRFTEGVLYNQFLSQVDFELLLAHARELGVLVFENSAKRLMVVTPAGHSDVKRFWKRQKHSS; encoded by the exons ATGGAGATCACCCCTTCGAGGGGTGGACTGAACCGAGCACACCTACAATGCAGGAATCTCCAGGAATTCTTAGGAGGCCTGAGCCCTGGGGTGCTGGACCGATTGTATGGGCACCCTGCCACTTGTCTGGCTGTTTTCAG GGAGCTCCCTTCTTTGGCTAAGAACTGGGTCATGAGGATGCTCTTCCTGGAGCAGCCCCTACCACAGGCTGCGGTGGCCCTGTGGGTGAAGAAGGAGTTCAGCAA GGCTCAGGAGGAAAGTACGGGGCTGCTGAGTGGCCTCCGTATCTGGCATACCCAGCTGCTCCCTGGTGGACTCCAAGGCCTCATCTTGAACCCTGTCTTCCGCCAGAACCTCCGAATTGCCCTTCTGGGTGG GGGCAAGGCCTGGTCTGATGACACAAGTCAGCTGGGACCAGACAAGCATGCCCGGGACGTCCCCTCACTGGACAAGTATGCTGAGGAGCGCTGGGAG GTGGTCTTGCACTTCATGGTGGGCTCCCCCAGTGCAGCTGTCAGCCAAGACCTGGCTCAGCTCCTCAGCCAGGCCGGGCTTATGAAAAG CACTGAACCTGGAGAACCACCCTGCATCACTTCCGCTGGCTTCCAGTTCCTGCTACTGGACACGCCTGCCCAGCTCTGGTACTTCATGCTGCAGTATCTGCAGACAGCCCAG AGCCGGGGCATGGATCTGGTGgagattctctccttccttttccagcTCAGCTTCTCTACTCTTGGCAAG GACTACTCTGTGGAGGGGATGAGTGACTCTTTGTTGAACTTCCTGCAACACCTGCGTGAGTTCGGGCTTGTTTTCCAGAGGAAG aggaagtCCCGGCGTTACTACCCCACACGCCTGGCCATCAACCTCTCATCTGGTGTCTCTGGGGCTGGGGGCACTGTGCACCAGCCAGGCTTCATTGTCGTGGAAACCAATTACCGACTATATGCCTATACCG AGTCGGAACTGCAGATCGCTCTCATTGCTCTTTTCTCCGAAATGCTCTATCGATTCCCCAACATGGTGGTGGCACAAGTGACCCGGGAGAGTGTGCAGCAGGCCATTGCCAGCGGCATCACAGCTCAACAG ATAATCCATTTCCTAAGGACAAGGGCACATCCAGTGATGCTCAAACAG AATCCTGTGCTGCCCCCCACCATAACAGACCAGATTCGGCTGTGGGAGCTGGAAAGGGACAGACTCCGGTTCACTGAAG GCGTCCTGTATAACCAGTTCCTGTCGCAAGTGGACTTTGAACTGCTGCTGGCCCACGCGCGGGAGCTGGGCGTGCTTGTGTTCGAGAACTCTGCCAAGCGGCTGATGGTGGTGACACCGGCGGGGCACAGCGACGTCAAGCGCTTCTGGAAGCGGCAGAAGCACAGCTCCTGA
- the Vars2 gene encoding valine--tRNA ligase, mitochondrial produces the protein MPHLPLASFRPPLWGLRPSWGLSRPQALCTQPEPHGSPVSRRNREAKQKRLREKQAALEAGLAEKSKIPAVPTKAWSHKEVVLYEIPTGPGEKKDVSGPLPPAYSPQYVEAAWYQWWVREGFFKPEYQARLSQATGETFSMCIPPPNVTGSLHIGHALTVAIQDALVRWHRMRGDRVLWIPGSDHAGIATQAVVEKQLWKEQRVRRHELSREDFLRAVWQWKHEKGGEIYEQLCALGASLDWDRECFTMDAGSSAAVTEAFVRLYDSGLLYRNRQLVNWSCTLRSAISDIEVESRPLPGRTVLQLPGCPTPVSFGLLASVAFPVDGEPDTEIVVGTTRPETLPGDVAVAVHPDDPRYTHLHGRQLRHPLTGQLLPLITDTTVQPHVGIGAVKVTPAHSPVDAEMGIRHGLTPLSVIAEDGTMTSLCGDWLQGLHRFVAREKIMCTLRERGLFRGLQEHPMVLPICSRSGDVVEYLLKSQWFVRCQEMGDRAAKAVESGALELWPSFHQKSWQHWFAHIGDWCVSRQLWWGHQIPAYRVIGENAEDDRKECWVVGRSEAEARAVAAKRTGRPEAELTLERDPDVLDTWFSSALFPFSALGWPRETPDLARFYPLTLLETGSDLLMFWVGRMVMLGTQLTGQLPFSKVLLHSMVRDRQGRKMSKSLGNVLDPRDIISGQGLQVLQAKLRDGNLDPGELAVAAAAQKKDFPYGIPECGTDALRFALCSHGILGGDLHLSVSEVLNYRHFCNKLWNALRFILRALGDNFVPQPAEEVTPSSPMDAWILSRLAFAASECERGFLSRELSLVTHALYHFWLHNLCDVYLEAVKPVLSSVPRPPGPPQVLFSCADVGLRLLAPLMPFLAEELWQRLPPRPGGPLAPSICVAPYPSARSLEFWHQPELERCFSRVQEVVQALRALRATYQLTKDRPQVLLQCSDPGEQGLVQPFLEPLGVLSHCGAVGFLSPGAAAPSGWALAPLGDTMKIYMELQGLVDPQSQLPRLTARRQKLQKQLDDLLNRTVSEGLAERQQRISSLHLELSKLDQAASYLQQLMNEAPSAREL, from the exons ATGCCTCATTTGCCTCTGGCCTCTTTCCGGCCACCGCTCTGGGGGCTGAGGCCCTCATGGGGTCTCTCCAGGCCCCAGGCACTTTGTACACAGCCGGAGCCCCACGGCTCCCCCGTCTCTCGGAGGAACCGTGAAGCCAAACAGAAGCGCCTGCGGGAGAAGCAGGCGGCCCTGGAGGCTGGGCTAGCTGAGAAGAGCAAG ATACCTGCAGTGCCCACTAAGGCCTGGAGTCACAAGGAGGTAGTATTGTATGAAATCCCCACCGGGCCAGGTGAAAAGAAAG ATGTTTCTGGGCCCCTGCCTCCTGCTTACAGTCCCCAGTATGTTGAAGCGGCCTGGTACCAGTGGTGGGTGCGAGAGGGCTTCTTCAAACCAGAGTATCAG GCAAGGCTGTCCCAAGCTACAGGGGAGACCTTTTCCATGTGTATCCCACCTCCCAATGTCACCGGCTCTCTGCACATTGGCCATGCACTCACAGTGGCGATCCAGGACGCACTTGTGCGCTG GCACCGGATGCGTGGGGATCGCGTGCTGTGGATCCCCGGGTCCGATCACGCAGGAATTGCTACACAG GCCGTGGTGGAGAAGCAGCtatggaaggagcagagagtgcGGAGACACGAGCTGAGCCGGGAAGACTTCCTCAGGGCCGTGTGGCAGTGGAAACATGA GAAAGGAGGGGAGATCTATGAGCAGCTCTGCGCTCTGGGTGCCTCTCTGGACTGGGATCGAGAGTGTTTCACCATGGATGCC GGCTCCTCAGCAGCTGTGACGGAAGCTTTCGTGCGACTCTACGACTCGGGATTGTTGTACCGGAACCGCCAGCTTGTCAACTGGTCATGTACTTTGCGATCAGCCATCTCAGACATTGag GTGGAAAGCCGGCCTCTGCCTGGCCGCACGGTGCTGCAGCTGCCCGGCTGCCCGACCCCTGTGTCTTTTGGGCTCCTTGCTTCTGTTGCTTTCCCTGTGGATGGAGAGCCTG ACACAGAGATTGTGGTGGGAACCACCAGGCCAGAGACCCTGCCTGGAGATGTGGCTGTGGCCGTTCATCCAGATGACCCGAGATACACG CATTTACATGGGCGACAGCTCCGTCATCCTTTGACAGGACAGCTTCTCCCCCTCATCACAGACACCACTGTTCAGCCACATGTGGGCATAG GGGCAGTGAAGGTGACTCCTGCTCACAGTCCAGTAGATGCTGAGATGGGGATCCGGCATGGCCTGACCCCACTGAGTGTCATTGCAGAGGATGGGACCATGACATCCCTCTGTGGAGACTGGCTGCAG GGCCTTCACCGATTTGTGGCCCGGGAAAAGATCATGTGCACACTGAGGGAGCGGGGCCTATTCCGAGGCCTACAGGAGCACCCCATGGTACTGCCCATCTGCAG CCGTTCCGGGGACGTGGTGGAGTACCTGCTGAAGAGCCAATGGTTTGTCCGCTGCCAGGAAATGGGGGACCGAGCTGCCAAG GCTGTGGAGTCAGGGGCTCTGGAGCTCTGGCCCTCCTTCCACCAGAAGAGCTGGCAACACTGGTTTGCCCACATTGG GGACTGGTGTGTCTCCCGGCAGCTGTGGTGGGGCCATCAGATTCCAGCCTACCGGGTCATCGGGGAGAATGCAGAG GATGACAGGAAGGAATGTTGGGTGGTCGGACGGTCAGAGGCTGAAGCCAGAGCAGTAGCAGCAAAACGGACAGGGAGACCAGAGGCAGAACTGACCCTGGAGAGGG ATCCTGACGTCCTGGACACTTGGTTCTCTTCGgctcttttccccttttctgcCCTGGGTTGGCCGAGAGAG ACGCCAGACCTTGCTCGCTTCTATCCCCTCACCCTCTTGGAAACGGGTAGTGACCTGCTGATGTTCTGGGTGGGCCGCATGGTCATGCTGGGGACCCAGCTCACTGGGCAGCTCCCCTTCAGCAAG GTGCTTCTTCACTCCATGGTTCGGGACAGGCAGGGCCGGAAGATGAGCAAGTCCCTGGGGAACGTGCTAGACCCACGGGACATCATTAGCGGACAGGGGCTGCAG GTGCTGCAGGCCAAGCTGAGAGACGGTAACTTGGACCCTGGAGAGCTCGCCGTTGCAGCCGCAGCACAG AAAAAGGACTTTCCTTACGGGATCCCTGAGTGTGGGACGGACGCCCTGAGATTTGCACTGTGCTCCCATGGAATCCTGG GGGGCGACCTGcacctgtctgtctctgaggTCCTGAACTACCGCCATTTCTGCAACAAGCTCTGGAATGCCCTGCGCTTTATCCTCCGTGCCCTGGGGGATAACTTCGTGCCCCAACCAGCAGAGGAG GTAACCCCCTCCTCTCCCATGGATGCCTGGATTCTCAGCCGCCTGGCCTTTGCAGCCAGCGAATGTGAGAGAGGCTTCCTGAGTCGGGAGCTTTCACTTGTCACCCACGCCCTGTATCATTTCTGGCTCCACAATCTCTGTGATGTCTACCTG GAAGCAGTGAAGCCAGTGTTGTCGAGCGTGCCCCGTCCCCCAGGACCCCCTCAGGTCCTGTTTTCCTGTGCAGACGTGGGTCTACGCCTCCTTGCCCCGCTGATGCCCTTCCTGGCAGAGGAGCTGTGGCAGAGGCTGCCCCCAAGGCCAGGCGGCCCCCTTGCCCCCAGCATCTGTGTGGCCCCCTACCCCAGTGCTCGCAGCCTG GAGTTCTGGCACCAGCCGGAGCTGGAGCGCTGCTTCTCCAGAGTCCAAGAGGTTGTACAGGCTTTGCGGGCGCTCCGAGCCACCTACCAGCTCACGAAAGACCGACCCCAAG TGCTGCTGCAGTGCTCGGACCCAGGAGAACAAGGCCTAGTCCAGCCCTTTCTGGAGCCTCTGGGTGTCCTGAGCCACTGCGGGGCTGTAGGATTCCTGTCCCCAGGGGCAGCAGCTCCCTCAGGGTGGGCCCTGGCCCCACTGGGTGACACCATGAAGATCTACATGGAGCTGCAG GGCCTGGTGGACCCCCAGAGCCAGCTGCCCCGGCTCACTGCCCGAAGGCAGAAGTTACAGAAGCAGCTTGATGACCTGTTGAACCGGACCGTGTCAGAGGGTCTTGCAGAGAGGCAGCAGAGG atttcctccctccatctggaATTGTCAAAGCTGGACCAGGCAGCCTCCTACCTACAGCAACTGATGAATGAGGCTCCCAGTGCCAGGGAGCTCTGA